From Clostridium sp. SY8519:
GAAAGGAGGGGTTAAGTCATGAATTTGAACGAAATTGTGAACTCCAGCGCGCCGAGCAACGAGTCGAAGACGCCGAACTCGAACGATATTATGAGAGACTCGAAGCTGAAGAATTTGATCAGGAAGCAGGACGAGACTATTCAGGTTCTTCAGAAAGAGATCAAAGATCTGAGAAATCAAAAACAGCAACAATCATCCGAAATTCAGATGCTGCAGAACAAAGTGCAGAGTCAGAGCGACAAGATCGTGAAGCTGAACGAATCCGACAAGATTTTGAAAGACAACGAGCTGCTGAAGAAGCAGAACGAAAAGCTAAAGCAAGAAGCAGAGACCGCTCGGAACGAAGCAGATAGTACGCAGCAATGGTATTATTCCAAGGCTCGTGCTTTAACAGAAAAAGAAAATACTGTGGAACGGTTAAAACGGGAGCAGGAATACGAAATCCTGCGTCATGCGCAGGAGATCGCCGACCGGCAGGTTTTCCAGATCAAAGACGAGCTGGAATCCGAGCACCAAAAAGCACTGCGTGAATTCAAGGAAAAGGCAGCTTCCCTCAAAGAGGAAAATGACGAGACAGTGAAGTCTGCATCTTTTATTCTTGTAACGGCTGTACTGGCTATTATCACCGCCATATTCGTGTCAGATACAATGATTGCTGATATTATTACCGCTTGCAAAATACTCTTCCACCCTGTCTTAGTGACCGGATATAAAGCCTTGATGGAAATTTCAGGTGTCCGAAATATTGTACTCTTTGCGCTGTCTGCTGGATTGTATATTGTTGTAATCAGTTTCTTGTATGAATTCTTTAAGCAAAATATCGAGCTCTTTAAGCCATACTTTGACGATGTGACACTGTTTCTGACCACGGCGTTTTTTCTCTTGTCTGAGTTGATCATGACAACCTTCCACTTCGCTAATATCATCGGCATTTGGGCACTGGCCTGTGCCGTCTATCTCACGCTCCGGATCATTATCACGGAACGGAAAAAGAAGAAACAATCATATTAATTAAGAATATACGATGTACAACAAAAGGAGACGAATATGACAAAAACAAAGATGAATGTTATTATCGCGGCGAAAGAAGAGCTGGCAGAAGTTGAAGCACAGCTGGCATATGCCGACAGCCTGCCTGACAGTATCTTTAAACAGCGATACCATCAGCAGCTGCAGATTATAAGAAACAAATTAACGAATACCATTTCAAAGTGCCAGAGATCTGACCCGGCTTAATCGGGCGTGTGAATAATTCTCTGTAAATAAGATTTTCTATGATAATTATTGAGGGCTGGACGGCAGAACCTGCTGTTCAGCCCTTGGTTACTATCTAACAGAAATCCACAGGCATGTCAAGGGCACCCGACTCCGTCAGGCGTGCATTTCAACCTTTACCTGCCAACGGATTTTTGTTATTCAGGCATCCGTTCCGGATACATGATCGATAATTCTCCGCGGACTCTGCCCCAGTTCCGGATCGGCATCGTCCATTTTTTGCATATTTCGAAGGATGATAAATATAAAGCTTTTAGCAAGGCTTGGGAACTCGGGAAAACGCTGCGCTGCCGGTTCAGTCGGCGGAACGACGAATTTAAGGATTCGATCGCATTTGTCGTATAGAAAGCCATCCGCACGTCTTTCGAAAATTTAAAAATAGGCGAAATCGCATCCCAGTTTTCATGCCAGCGGTTCATGGCATGGGGATACTGACCGGACCATTTTTCTGTTACGCGGTCAACCTGCTCCAGCGCGGCCTTTTCATCCGCAGCTGTATAAATCGTCTTTAGGTCCTTGGCAAATGCTTTCATGTCCTTGTTCGCGACATATTTCAACGTATTACGCACCATATGGACAATACAGCGCTGCTGTTCTGTTTGAGGAAAGGCAGTGCTGATGGCATCCTTAATTCCCGTCAGACCATCGGAACAAAGGATCAAGATATCCTGTATCCCACGGTTTTTTAAGCTATTTAATACACTCAGCCAGTATTTGCTGCTTTCATTTTCGCCAATCACAATCGTTAGGATTTCTTTTTTGCCTTCATCATTGATTCCCAAGACAACATAGGCAGCAAGTTTTCGTATCACGCCGTCATCACGAACAGAAAAATGAACCGCATCAATAAAAACGATCGGATATACTGCGGAGAGCGGCCGGTTCTGCCATTCTTCAATTTTGGGCAGCAACTTGTCGGTAATATCAGAGACCATGCCTTCACTCACCTCGAAGCCATAAATGTCTTCGATCGTATCCGAAATCTGACGTGTGGACATTCCCTTTGCGTACATGGATATGATTTTTTCATCGATTGACGAAATATCTTTTTTACGTTTCGGAAGGACTTTAGGGGAAAAGGTGCTTTGCCGGTCCTGTGGGACATCTACCTCAAACTCACCATATTTACTGCGGACGCCTTTGGACTTTGTTCCGTTTCGATAATTTGGTTCGGAAGAACGCTCATACTTTTCGTAGCCAAGGTGGTTGTCCATTTCAGCTTCCAGCATTTCCTGGATCGTTCCGGACAGCAGATCTTTCAGGGCGTCCTGAATATCATCCGCTGTTTCGATATCGTACTCTTCAAACAGTCCCTGGATGATATTTCTTTTGTTTTCTGTCATGGGTTTCGGTTTGTAGACATTTCGCTTTTTGTTTGCCATAATCAAAGGCCTCCTATAAATTTGATTTTATCATAGAAGACCTGGATAATACGATTAAGTATTCATTTTTACAGAGATTATTTCATAGGCTCGCTTAACCACCGGGTCTTTTCTTATGCTTCCGTCTCGGAAAGCCTCTGAAACTCCAGCATATCACGCATCATATCCCGCTTTCCCAGCATATAGGCTGCTTCCTCCGATGCCTGCCACTGATCGTACAGATGGTTCAGAATGAGCTGATATTTCTCCCGCTGTTTCTCCGAAAGACCAGAAACAAACGATGCTTCCATTTCGCTGTACTTGCTATTTTTCTTCTTTGCCCTGGATGGCAAATAAGGATGCATGTCTGGATATAAGGTTTGAAAATTAGACATAATAAAATTCTCCGTTCATTGATGTCTGTACTGTATCGCAAAACAGAGGATTTTGGTATGTGCAAGTGTAACGAAATTCCGGTACGCGTTCTGATTCGGAGTCGTTCCTTTATGGAAACGGAGACAGCCCGACATCGCTTGTTTTCAGCGTTTCTACAATGTTCTTATCGTATCGGCAATTTTCACAAACCGAATAAAAATTAATCTTTCATCTGCCTTTTGTATTTGTAGTAAGTGTTATGAGACACACCTGCCAGTTGCATCACTTCCCTGTCCAACAGAGTGCCTCCGAAGTCTTTGGCGTGTTTTTGGATGATTTTCTTTGCAGCCACTTCTTTCTTGGTGGTAATCTTAATCCCCGGTTTTTGACCGATCTGCTTCCCATGGATCCTGGCTGTTTCGATCCCTTCCTTCGTCCGTTGTCTGAGATCGTCTACTTCCTGTTGAGATTGTTGAAACGCCAATCTTATCTGTTCTTTGACCAAATCGTGCTGATAATCATTTAAGGCTGATATGATTGCATTCACAAGCGTATTCTCTGATTTGTTCGCTGTATTCGTTTCAAATTTCGGAATGCTGCGCTGCATGGATTCGCGGAAAACATCTGTGTCAATATGATGTTGCTTGAGAAAGATCAGACGAACATTTTGACTGTCTAACTTCTGATAAAGCTCATACCCGTCTTCTGCGTTTCTGCTCATACGGGACACGCTGTCAAACACAACGGTATCTCCCGATCGCAATTCTTTCAGAAGCCTGTCAAATACCGGGCGTTCTATCTTCGTACCCGTATAGGCTTCTTGCATGATGACTGCTTCCGGGAATTCTTTTTTGATATTCCGGATCTGCCGGTCTATGGACTGCTGTTTGGTTGACACTCGGCAGTACCCATATATTCTTGGTTCTCTCATGTCTTCATTCCTTTGTTTATATTAAATTTAACGACCGTTAAATATGGTATTATTCTTTCTTTTCCATCGCCGTCTATATTATACCATAAATAATATAATATTAAATTTGGTATATTTGAGATATAAAAAGAGACCAACCATTTGGCTAAGGCTGGTCTCATTACCGTTTTCCCTTAAAACAATGTCCTGTCTTCTTTTGGTTTCCTGAAATAGTCATCCAGGAACGACCGAAGGATTTTCTCCACAGCGGCTGTTTTCGTCACACCAGTTTCCTCACAGAACCGATCCAGATCTTCATAAACAGATGATTCCAGTTTGATGTTTAACACATGAGCGTCTTTCTTCGGTCTTGGCATATCAATCCCTCCCGAATAATTCTTCCAGCTTCTCTTCCAGAGTACCATCTTCAGCGT
This genomic window contains:
- a CDS encoding recombinase family protein, with protein sequence MREPRIYGYCRVSTKQQSIDRQIRNIKKEFPEAVIMQEAYTGTKIERPVFDRLLKELRSGDTVVFDSVSRMSRNAEDGYELYQKLDSQNVRLIFLKQHHIDTDVFRESMQRSIPKFETNTANKSENTLVNAIISALNDYQHDLVKEQIRLAFQQSQQEVDDLRQRTKEGIETARIHGKQIGQKPGIKITTKKEVAAKKIIQKHAKDFGGTLLDREVMQLAGVSHNTYYKYKRQMKD
- a CDS encoding RepB family protein; translation: MPRPKKDAHVLNIKLESSVYEDLDRFCEETGVTKTAAVEKILRSFLDDYFRKPKEDRTLF
- a CDS encoding dehydrogenase, with amino-acid sequence MSNFQTLYPDMHPYLPSRAKKKNSKYSEMEASFVSGLSEKQREKYQLILNHLYDQWQASEEAAYMLGKRDMMRDMLEFQRLSETEA
- a CDS encoding IS256 family transposase; amino-acid sequence: MANKKRNVYKPKPMTENKRNIIQGLFEEYDIETADDIQDALKDLLSGTIQEMLEAEMDNHLGYEKYERSSEPNYRNGTKSKGVRSKYGEFEVDVPQDRQSTFSPKVLPKRKKDISSIDEKIISMYAKGMSTRQISDTIEDIYGFEVSEGMVSDITDKLLPKIEEWQNRPLSAVYPIVFIDAVHFSVRDDGVIRKLAAYVVLGINDEGKKEILTIVIGENESSKYWLSVLNSLKNRGIQDILILCSDGLTGIKDAISTAFPQTEQQRCIVHMVRNTLKYVANKDMKAFAKDLKTIYTAADEKAALEQVDRVTEKWSGQYPHAMNRWHENWDAISPIFKFSKDVRMAFYTTNAIESLNSSFRRLNRQRSVFPSSQALLKALYLSSFEICKKWTMPIRNWGRVRGELSIMYPERMPE